A region of Micromonospora chokoriensis DNA encodes the following proteins:
- a CDS encoding cellulose-binding domain-containing protein, which translates to MTILRARPALTLAVVAALAAAASVTGSALLTGPATAAQGCRVDYTANQWPGGFTATVKIAPGDTAVSGWTATWTYAGDERVTNGWNATVSQSGSTVTARSLSYNGSIPAGGSTEFGVQGTYGSSGGAPTGFTLNGVPCNGATPPPTTPPPTTPPPTTPPPTTPPPTTPPPTTPPPAGCAGAVLCDGFENQTGSTPSGDWAVVSPDCSGAGTATIDTATTHSGSRAVRINGAAGYCNHVFVKSTKNLGSVGSVRYGRIWMRHTTAQPTEHTTMVAMADSADGNKDLRLGGQNGALQWNRASDDATLPEQSPAGVAQSLPLPTNRWVCVEFMVDGSAGQLRTWVDGTAVTGLTADGAPTHDIDGQWYNRTWRPQLTDLKLGWESYGGGADTLWYDDVALGSSRIGC; encoded by the coding sequence ATGACGATTCTCCGCGCCCGCCCCGCCCTGACCCTGGCGGTCGTCGCCGCGTTGGCCGCCGCCGCCAGCGTGACCGGCTCAGCCCTGCTCACCGGTCCGGCGACCGCAGCCCAGGGCTGCCGCGTCGACTACACGGCCAACCAGTGGCCCGGCGGATTCACCGCCACGGTCAAGATCGCCCCGGGGGACACGGCCGTCTCCGGTTGGACCGCCACCTGGACGTACGCCGGGGACGAGCGCGTCACGAACGGCTGGAACGCCACTGTCAGCCAGTCCGGGTCGACGGTGACCGCCCGCAGCCTGTCGTACAACGGCAGCATTCCGGCCGGTGGCTCGACCGAGTTCGGTGTGCAGGGCACGTACGGCTCCAGCGGCGGCGCACCGACCGGGTTCACGCTGAACGGCGTACCGTGCAACGGCGCCACGCCCCCTCCGACCACGCCGCCTCCGACGACGCCGCCCCCGACCACGCCACCCCCGACGACGCCACCCCCGACGACGCCGCCTCCGACGACGCCGCCACCGGCCGGGTGTGCCGGCGCTGTGCTCTGTGACGGCTTCGAGAACCAGACCGGGTCGACGCCGTCCGGCGACTGGGCCGTGGTGAGCCCGGACTGCTCCGGCGCCGGCACGGCCACCATCGACACGGCCACCACACACAGCGGCAGCCGCGCGGTGCGGATCAACGGCGCGGCGGGCTACTGCAACCACGTCTTCGTCAAGTCCACCAAGAACCTCGGCAGCGTCGGTAGTGTCCGGTACGGCCGGATCTGGATGCGGCACACCACCGCCCAACCCACCGAGCACACCACGATGGTGGCGATGGCGGACTCCGCCGACGGCAACAAGGACCTGCGGCTGGGCGGCCAGAACGGCGCGTTGCAGTGGAACCGCGCGTCCGACGACGCGACCCTGCCCGAGCAGAGCCCGGCCGGGGTGGCCCAGAGCCTGCCACTACCCACCAACCGGTGGGTGTGCGTGGAGTTCATGGTGGACGGGTCGGCCGGCCAGCTCCGTACCTGGGTGGACGGCACCGCCGTCACCGGGCTGACCGCGGACGGCGCGCCGACGCACGACATCGACGGCCAGTGGTACAACCGCACCTGGCGTCCGCAGCTCACCGACCTGAAGCTGGGCTGGGAGAGCTACGGCGGCGGAGCCGACACCCTCTGGTACGACGACGTCGCGCTCGGGTCCAGCCGCATCGGCTGCTGA
- a CDS encoding carbohydrate ABC transporter permease has protein sequence MVPTTETPTDVRGPGEAATVAPPGSPPPRVRRPRRWLAWGFLAPVTLYLAAFYAYPLYRNIELSLREYTVRSFVQGGAPFAGLDNYRTVLADPAFVPTLTHTVVFTGASLAFQFSIGMALALFFHQHFPLSRTLRALFLVPWLLPLIVSASTWSWLLNSDSGLVNSALKVVGVDPVNWLTSPGWSLTSVIIANIWIGIPFNLVVLYSGLQAIPAEVYEASALDGATGWQRFWAITFPLLRPVSAITLLLGLIYTLKVFDIIWIMTKGGPTGSSATLATWSYRLGFGNLLPEFGPGAAVGNLLIVLALIAGLVYIRIERRQHLR, from the coding sequence ATGGTCCCCACGACAGAGACCCCCACCGACGTACGGGGCCCGGGTGAGGCGGCGACCGTCGCCCCACCCGGGTCTCCCCCGCCCCGAGTTCGCCGGCCGCGCCGGTGGCTGGCCTGGGGCTTCCTGGCACCCGTGACCCTCTACCTGGCGGCCTTCTACGCGTACCCGCTCTACCGCAACATCGAGTTGAGCCTGCGGGAGTACACGGTCCGCTCGTTCGTGCAGGGCGGTGCGCCCTTCGCCGGTCTGGACAACTACCGGACGGTGCTGGCCGATCCGGCCTTCGTGCCGACGCTGACGCACACGGTGGTCTTCACCGGCGCGTCGCTCGCCTTCCAGTTCAGCATCGGCATGGCCCTCGCACTCTTCTTCCACCAGCACTTCCCGCTGTCGCGCACCCTGCGCGCGCTGTTCCTCGTACCGTGGCTGCTGCCGTTGATCGTCTCGGCGTCGACCTGGTCGTGGCTGCTCAACAGCGACTCGGGCCTGGTCAACTCCGCGCTCAAAGTGGTGGGCGTCGACCCGGTCAACTGGCTCACCTCGCCGGGCTGGTCGCTCACCTCGGTGATCATCGCGAACATCTGGATCGGCATCCCGTTCAACCTGGTGGTGCTCTACAGCGGCCTCCAGGCGATCCCGGCCGAGGTGTACGAGGCGTCCGCCCTCGACGGCGCGACCGGATGGCAACGGTTCTGGGCGATCACGTTCCCGCTGCTGCGCCCCGTCTCCGCGATCACGCTGCTGCTCGGGTTGATCTACACCCTGAAGGTCTTCGACATCATCTGGATCATGACCAAGGGCGGACCGACCGGCTCGTCCGCGACGCTCGCCACCTGGTCGTACCGGCTCGGCTTCGGCAACCTGCTGCCCGAGTTCGGACCGGGCGCGGCCGTCGGCAACCTGCTCATCGTGCTGGCCCTGATCGCCGGGCTCGTCTACATCCGCATCGAGCGAAGGCAGCACCTACGATGA
- a CDS encoding CGNR zinc finger domain-containing protein — protein METPAGVTRMRLVGGNLALDFVNTRAGPPVGPPDDDVLTGYPELVAWGVYAGALSEPQATALRRRSRDDPGGSQAAFTRSLRVRDDLDEVFRAVAADRSPGMPVLARLRDDEADALGHARLDRGCAFTWTWRDDQTLARPLRPVVHAAIQLLTTGALDRIKGCGGCRFLFLDESKNRSRRWCSMDDCGTSEKIRRYVAARRTRATG, from the coding sequence ATGGAAACACCTGCGGGCGTCACGCGGATGCGCCTGGTCGGCGGCAACCTCGCCCTGGACTTTGTCAACACCCGCGCCGGTCCGCCCGTCGGGCCCCCCGACGACGACGTGCTGACCGGCTACCCGGAGCTGGTCGCCTGGGGCGTGTACGCGGGCGCACTCAGCGAGCCGCAGGCGACGGCGTTGCGCCGGCGGTCCCGCGACGATCCGGGTGGCTCTCAGGCCGCCTTCACCCGATCGCTGCGCGTCCGCGACGATCTCGACGAGGTGTTCCGGGCCGTGGCCGCCGACCGCAGCCCGGGCATGCCGGTCCTGGCCCGGTTGCGAGACGACGAAGCGGACGCGCTCGGCCACGCACGGCTCGATCGAGGGTGCGCGTTCACCTGGACCTGGCGCGACGACCAGACGCTCGCCCGGCCGCTGCGGCCGGTGGTGCACGCGGCGATCCAGTTGCTCACCACCGGCGCACTGGACCGGATCAAGGGATGTGGAGGCTGCCGCTTCCTCTTCCTCGACGAGAGCAAGAACCGCAGTCGCCGCTGGTGCAGCATGGACGACTGCGGAACGTCCGAGAAGATCCGCCGCTACGTCGCCGCCCGCCGCACCCGCGCGACAGGCTGA
- a CDS encoding MFS transporter, translated as MGRGRAVGALIGLSGGTFLYTTAEALPIGLLLPMAVDLAVSPSQVGMLVTAYGAVVMVASVPLTALVRRVPRRWLLSALLAGFVLSTAATVLTSTFALLLAARMVTAATHALFWAVVVPAAAELFRPALRGRVVAVVFAGGTVALALGVPAGTWLGEHAGWRASFLAVAGLGAVVLAVVAALLPSTRPEEGHAARGAAPDARRFWLLVAVAVLATAGAIAAYTYVAVFVTEVSGFSASSVGAVLFARGIASVLGILAIGPLLDRSPWNALLITVAVQSAALLGLSAFGQRPSVSVGLIALAGLAFTAFTAALGGLVLQVAPGRSDLAAATVSAAVNVGITAGAFVGGLVLPSHGVRATVLIGALLGVVALLLALGERLVRPTPAAREGRRQAESIQMAQ; from the coding sequence ATGGGTCGTGGTCGGGCAGTGGGGGCGCTGATCGGCTTGTCCGGCGGGACGTTCCTCTACACCACCGCCGAGGCGCTGCCGATCGGGCTGCTGCTCCCGATGGCGGTTGACCTGGCCGTCTCGCCGTCGCAGGTGGGCATGCTGGTGACCGCGTACGGCGCGGTGGTGATGGTCGCCTCGGTCCCGTTGACGGCCCTGGTCCGCCGGGTTCCCCGCCGGTGGCTGCTGTCCGCCCTGCTGGCCGGCTTCGTCCTCAGCACGGCGGCCACTGTCCTGACGAGCACCTTCGCGCTGCTCCTGGCGGCCAGGATGGTCACCGCAGCAACCCATGCGCTGTTCTGGGCCGTGGTGGTGCCGGCCGCGGCCGAGCTGTTCCGGCCGGCGCTGCGTGGGCGGGTGGTCGCCGTCGTGTTCGCCGGCGGCACCGTCGCGTTGGCCCTGGGGGTGCCCGCGGGCACCTGGCTGGGTGAGCACGCCGGGTGGCGGGCCTCCTTCCTGGCGGTGGCCGGGCTCGGTGCGGTCGTCCTCGCCGTGGTGGCCGCGCTGCTGCCCTCGACGCGGCCGGAAGAGGGACACGCCGCCCGGGGTGCGGCACCCGACGCCCGACGTTTCTGGCTGCTGGTGGCGGTGGCTGTGTTGGCGACCGCCGGCGCCATCGCCGCGTACACCTATGTCGCAGTGTTCGTCACCGAGGTCAGCGGATTCTCCGCCTCGTCCGTCGGGGCCGTCCTGTTCGCGCGCGGCATCGCCAGCGTGCTCGGCATCCTGGCCATCGGCCCGCTGCTGGACCGCAGCCCGTGGAACGCTCTGCTCATCACCGTCGCGGTGCAATCGGCGGCACTGCTCGGCTTGTCCGCATTCGGTCAACGACCGTCGGTGTCCGTCGGTCTGATCGCGCTGGCCGGCCTGGCGTTCACCGCCTTCACCGCGGCACTCGGCGGCCTTGTGTTGCAGGTGGCACCCGGGCGCTCCGACCTCGCCGCGGCCACGGTCTCCGCCGCGGTCAACGTCGGCATCACCGCCGGCGCGTTCGTCGGCGGACTCGTCCTACCGAGCCACGGCGTACGAGCCACGGTTCTGATCGGCGCCCTGCTCGGCGTCGTCGCTCTGCTGCTGGCTCTCGGCGAACGACTCGTCCGGCCGACGCCCGCCGCGCGGGAAGGACGACGCCAGGCGGAGTCGATCCAGATGGCGCAGTGA
- a CDS encoding LacI family DNA-binding transcriptional regulator → MNIGEIARRAGVSRSTVSYVLSGKRAVSEATRQRIQAVIDELDYRPNASARALKEGRTRTLGLVIPPASQRLTDMQLGFVASVVEAAARHDLDVLLSPSGGDHDRSFERIVTGRRVDGVILMEIRLDDDRVTRLSKAGLPFVTIGRTAEPHGMSWIDIDYAGLIARCVHHLADLGHRQVALVNRSAELVAAGYGPSHRALAGFRAAAAERGLVGVEVCCGDDTASGEACVEQLLATHPDVTAVATINEAALPGMQRALTSAGMSVPGDFSVTGVAAQHWAEDFRPPLTAADVPMVEMGAEAVSLLLETIAERGAVPRHRLYTPPISLRSSTGPVPAR, encoded by the coding sequence ATGAACATCGGCGAGATCGCCCGCCGGGCGGGGGTGTCCCGCAGCACCGTGTCGTACGTGTTGAGCGGGAAACGGGCCGTGTCGGAGGCGACCCGGCAGCGGATCCAGGCCGTCATCGACGAGTTGGACTACCGGCCGAACGCCAGCGCCCGCGCGTTGAAGGAGGGGCGTACCCGCACTCTCGGCCTGGTCATCCCGCCGGCGAGCCAGCGGCTGACCGACATGCAGTTGGGTTTCGTGGCCAGTGTCGTCGAGGCGGCAGCCCGCCACGACCTCGATGTGCTGCTGTCCCCGTCCGGTGGCGACCACGACAGGTCGTTCGAGCGGATCGTCACCGGGCGTCGGGTCGACGGGGTGATCCTGATGGAGATCCGACTGGACGACGACCGGGTGACCCGGTTGTCCAAGGCCGGGCTGCCGTTCGTCACGATCGGTCGGACGGCCGAGCCGCACGGCATGAGCTGGATCGACATCGACTACGCCGGCCTGATCGCCCGGTGCGTGCACCACTTGGCCGACCTGGGGCACCGGCAGGTGGCCCTCGTGAACCGCTCCGCCGAGTTGGTGGCCGCGGGTTACGGCCCCAGCCACCGCGCGCTGGCGGGTTTCCGGGCGGCTGCGGCGGAGCGCGGCCTGGTCGGCGTGGAGGTCTGCTGCGGCGACGACACCGCCTCCGGGGAGGCGTGCGTGGAACAGTTGCTCGCGACGCATCCGGACGTGACCGCGGTGGCGACGATCAACGAGGCTGCCCTGCCCGGGATGCAGCGGGCGTTGACCAGCGCCGGGATGTCGGTGCCGGGTGACTTCTCCGTCACCGGGGTCGCCGCCCAGCACTGGGCGGAGGACTTCCGCCCCCCGTTGACCGCCGCCGACGTGCCGATGGTCGAGATGGGCGCCGAGGCGGTGTCGCTGCTGTTGGAGACGATCGCCGAGCGCGGTGCCGTGCCACGGCACCGCCTCTACACTCCGCCCATCTCGTTGCGGTCCAGCACCGGTCCGGTTCCGGCGCGCTGA
- a CDS encoding DinB family protein, producing MADPSAVKATLHHYLRQTRENLIWKLDGLSERDARLPRTATGTNLLGALKHCLNVEAGYFGPTFGREFPTPGDLVPLTAFDEDPQADWYAREDETKDGLLDTYRRVAVFADQTIDELPLDAPGLVSWWRPGAQDVTLHQVILDVTCDLARHAGHMDIIREQHDAAIGLRRENSVIPDGYDWPAYVTKLTKLADRFG from the coding sequence ATGGCTGACCCGAGCGCTGTGAAGGCTACGCTGCACCACTACCTGCGGCAGACTCGCGAGAACCTGATCTGGAAGCTGGACGGGCTGAGCGAACGCGACGCCCGACTGCCCCGCACCGCGACCGGCACCAACCTGCTGGGTGCCCTCAAGCACTGCCTCAACGTCGAAGCCGGCTACTTCGGGCCCACCTTCGGGCGCGAGTTTCCGACACCCGGGGACCTCGTGCCCCTGACGGCGTTCGACGAGGACCCGCAGGCAGACTGGTACGCGCGCGAGGACGAGACGAAGGACGGCCTCCTCGACACGTACCGCCGGGTCGCCGTGTTCGCGGACCAGACGATCGACGAGCTGCCACTCGACGCGCCAGGGCTGGTGTCGTGGTGGCGACCCGGAGCACAGGACGTGACGCTGCACCAGGTGATCCTTGACGTGACCTGCGACCTCGCCCGTCACGCCGGGCACATGGACATCATCCGCGAGCAGCACGACGCGGCGATCGGCCTGCGGCGGGAGAACAGCGTCATTCCCGACGGCTACGACTGGCCGGCGTACGTCACCAAGCTGACGAAGCTGGCGGACCGCTTCGGCTGA
- a CDS encoding VanZ family protein: MVTGWHGWFGTFNGVVLITIAVLPLAGLVVWALARRRAGRSTALRMSLAEVGIVYGTVPWVWMIMLPGDQAGVAPGRVSLVPLRDLLTIVSDGGPLTATVQVVGNLLVFAALGFFAPLRFAALASVPRILVLAAACSVVVEAAQYVLRLDRVSSVDDVLLNAAGAGLAALASRPWWPTATPDRPPRPAPAHRAGGA; encoded by the coding sequence ATGGTCACGGGGTGGCACGGCTGGTTCGGCACGTTCAACGGCGTCGTCCTCATCACGATCGCCGTCCTGCCGCTGGCCGGGCTGGTGGTGTGGGCGCTGGCCCGTCGCCGCGCCGGCCGAAGCACGGCGTTACGGATGTCGCTGGCCGAGGTCGGCATCGTCTACGGCACTGTGCCGTGGGTCTGGATGATCATGTTGCCGGGTGACCAGGCCGGCGTCGCCCCCGGTCGGGTGAGCCTGGTGCCCCTGCGGGACCTGCTCACGATCGTCTCCGACGGAGGGCCGCTGACCGCGACGGTCCAGGTCGTCGGCAACCTGCTGGTCTTCGCGGCGCTGGGATTCTTCGCCCCGCTGCGGTTCGCTGCGCTGGCGTCGGTGCCGCGCATCCTCGTGCTCGCGGCGGCCTGTTCGGTAGTGGTCGAGGCCGCACAGTACGTCCTGCGGCTAGACCGGGTGTCGTCGGTGGACGACGTGCTGCTCAACGCCGCCGGGGCAGGGCTGGCCGCGTTGGCGTCGCGGCCCTGGTGGCCCACCGCAACGCCCGATCGACCACCCCGACCGGCCCCGGCACACCGAGCGGGCGGGGCGTGA
- a CDS encoding class I SAM-dependent DNA methyltransferase gives MDRDDKVRQAYASVADLYIGLFGTREQVDPDDLAFIGRHLASRTGRVLDLGCGPGHLTGHLRSLGVDATGIDLVPEFLAHARAAHPDVEFHSGSLESLDVVAGSVDGILAWYSLIHLPPEELDGVLAEFRRALVPGGPLVLGMFDHDEVGPFDHKVVTAYRWPVDEISERLTRAGFVKVEHLRRPGKGDQRPHTAYAAVAGNS, from the coding sequence GTGGACAGGGACGACAAGGTCCGGCAGGCGTACGCGTCCGTCGCGGATCTGTACATCGGGCTGTTCGGCACGCGCGAGCAGGTGGACCCGGACGACCTCGCCTTCATCGGGCGACACCTGGCGAGCCGGACGGGCCGGGTGCTCGACCTGGGCTGCGGCCCCGGCCATCTCACCGGTCACCTCCGCTCGCTGGGCGTCGACGCGACGGGGATCGACCTGGTCCCGGAGTTCCTCGCCCACGCGCGGGCGGCCCACCCGGACGTCGAGTTCCACAGCGGATCGCTGGAGAGTCTCGACGTCGTCGCCGGCTCGGTCGACGGCATCCTCGCCTGGTATTCGTTGATCCACCTGCCGCCGGAGGAACTCGACGGGGTGCTCGCCGAGTTCCGGCGGGCGTTGGTCCCGGGCGGACCGTTGGTGCTCGGCATGTTCGACCACGACGAGGTCGGCCCCTTCGACCACAAGGTCGTGACCGCCTACCGCTGGCCGGTCGACGAGATCTCCGAACGACTCACCCGGGCCGGATTCGTGAAGGTCGAACACCTCCGACGGCCCGGGAAGGGCGACCAGCGCCCGCATACCGCCTATGCGGCGGTCGCGGGAAACAGCTGA
- a CDS encoding VOC family protein — translation MGTHLLAVTYEAVDAGRAAGFWAALLNRDVVEDAGGVLLPGNDTQLGLRFVPGRPGQLGANRMHLHLTSADVDEQQHTIATALKLGGDHLDVGQLPEEGHTVLADPAGYAFCVIEPGNSYLAATGFLGELTCEGTRDVGLFWSGALGWPLVWDQNEETAIQSSRGGTKIAWGGPPVAPKNEPNRQRLELVPAADDHQAAVDELVSLGATRLDVAEDGAVVLADPDGNEFRVRGAGHRPA, via the coding sequence ATGGGTACACACCTTCTGGCCGTCACGTACGAAGCCGTCGACGCGGGTCGTGCGGCGGGGTTCTGGGCCGCTCTGCTGAATCGGGACGTCGTCGAGGACGCCGGCGGCGTGCTCCTGCCGGGCAACGACACCCAGCTCGGTCTCCGGTTCGTTCCGGGCCGCCCGGGCCAACTCGGCGCGAACCGCATGCACCTGCACCTGACCAGCGCCGATGTCGACGAGCAGCAGCACACCATCGCCACGGCGCTGAAGCTCGGTGGCGACCACCTCGACGTCGGGCAGCTGCCCGAGGAGGGGCACACGGTTCTGGCCGATCCGGCGGGTTACGCGTTCTGCGTGATCGAGCCCGGCAACTCCTACCTCGCCGCCACCGGCTTCCTCGGTGAGCTGACCTGCGAGGGCACCCGGGACGTGGGCCTGTTCTGGAGCGGGGCGCTGGGTTGGCCGCTGGTGTGGGACCAGAACGAGGAGACGGCGATCCAGTCATCGCGCGGCGGCACCAAGATCGCCTGGGGTGGCCCGCCCGTGGCGCCGAAGAACGAGCCGAACCGGCAACGCCTCGAACTCGTCCCGGCTGCCGACGACCACCAGGCCGCGGTTGACGAATTGGTCTCCCTCGGTGCCACTCGACTCGACGTCGCCGAGGACGGCGCGGTCGTGCTGGCGGATCCGGACGGCAACGAGTTCCGCGTGCGGGGTGCCGGTCACCGCCCTGCCTGA
- a CDS encoding amylo-alpha-1,6-glucosidase, which translates to MTAAPSGPEFGIQDIPFSYRGSWFDISPVVAEKTYADDLHLVSHQTGLHPVLRLAPTVADTTIVATPTLLTWRNGADRIEAVYDGPDTLRIRGRRLGLRVAAAAGTLTPFSGTYLYLDPVDGSHVFTSYETGRRYRVTVLSGTVARTDGVEALGTADRSLDLPADGQWEIAIEEYATARRRYDGSVPFAQLCRARAAEFTAFVDAIAPWRGPDTPAAELAAYVLWSATVAPAGFVSRPAVLMSKHWMDKVWSWDHCFNAIALAAGEPELAWHQFHLPFDHQDEAGALPDSITHSEVLHNYVKPPIHGWALRHLRRLLPQPPDRAALAQTYDRLARWTRFWLDARRAPGQDLPHYQHGNDSGWDNATTFDGDRVLQTADLAAFLVSQLRCLADLAAELGEPTDQWSREADRICAAMLHDLWDGQRFLARSPHTGHRRASRSLLDLMPIALGADLPAPVAAALARGAETHLTTHGLATEPTDSAHYLADGYWRGPIWAPSTVLVEDGLRRAGQTRIADEISRRFLALCEKSGFAENFDAETGAGLRDRAYTWTASSYLILAAAQEQRRGTGG; encoded by the coding sequence ATGACCGCCGCCCCGTCCGGTCCGGAGTTCGGAATCCAGGACATCCCGTTCAGCTACCGAGGATCCTGGTTCGACATCTCCCCGGTGGTAGCCGAGAAGACGTACGCCGACGATCTGCACCTGGTCTCGCACCAGACCGGTCTGCACCCCGTCCTGCGTCTCGCCCCCACCGTCGCCGACACCACCATCGTCGCCACGCCCACGCTGCTGACCTGGCGCAACGGCGCCGACCGGATCGAGGCCGTCTACGACGGGCCGGACACCCTGCGGATCCGGGGCCGACGGCTCGGCCTGCGGGTCGCCGCGGCAGCCGGCACCCTGACCCCGTTCAGCGGCACCTACCTGTACCTCGACCCGGTCGACGGGTCACACGTGTTCACCTCGTACGAGACCGGTCGCCGCTACCGGGTCACGGTGCTCTCCGGCACCGTCGCGCGGACCGACGGCGTGGAGGCGCTCGGCACCGCCGACCGGTCCCTGGACCTCCCCGCCGACGGACAGTGGGAGATCGCGATCGAGGAGTACGCGACAGCCCGCCGCCGGTACGACGGGTCCGTCCCGTTCGCGCAGTTGTGCCGCGCCCGGGCGGCGGAGTTCACCGCGTTCGTCGACGCGATAGCGCCGTGGCGTGGCCCGGACACGCCGGCCGCCGAACTGGCCGCGTACGTCCTGTGGTCGGCGACCGTCGCCCCGGCGGGCTTCGTCAGCCGCCCAGCCGTCCTGATGTCCAAGCACTGGATGGACAAGGTGTGGAGCTGGGACCACTGCTTCAACGCGATCGCCCTGGCCGCCGGCGAGCCGGAACTGGCCTGGCACCAGTTCCACCTGCCCTTCGACCACCAGGACGAGGCCGGCGCACTACCCGACTCGATCACCCACTCCGAGGTCCTGCACAACTACGTCAAGCCCCCCATCCACGGCTGGGCGCTGCGACACCTGCGTCGACTCCTCCCCCAGCCGCCGGACCGGGCGGCGCTGGCCCAGACGTACGACCGACTGGCCCGCTGGACCCGGTTCTGGCTCGACGCGCGCCGGGCGCCCGGTCAGGACCTGCCCCACTACCAGCACGGCAACGACAGCGGCTGGGACAACGCCACCACCTTCGACGGCGACCGCGTGCTCCAGACGGCCGACCTCGCCGCGTTCCTGGTGTCCCAGCTCCGCTGCCTGGCCGACCTCGCCGCCGAACTGGGCGAGCCCACCGACCAGTGGTCCCGCGAGGCCGACCGGATCTGCGCGGCCATGCTGCACGACCTGTGGGACGGCCAACGGTTTTTGGCCCGCAGTCCGCACACCGGTCACCGGCGGGCGAGCCGCAGCCTGCTCGACCTGATGCCCATCGCACTCGGCGCGGACCTGCCCGCGCCGGTCGCCGCCGCCCTGGCGCGCGGCGCCGAGACGCACCTGACCACGCACGGGCTGGCCACCGAACCGACCGACTCGGCCCACTACCTCGCCGACGGCTACTGGCGTGGCCCGATCTGGGCGCCCTCCACCGTCCTGGTCGAGGACGGCCTGCGGCGGGCCGGGCAGACCAGGATCGCCGACGAGATCAGTCGACGGTTCCTCGCCCTGTGTGAGAAGTCCGGGTTCGCGGAGAACTTCGACGCCGAGACCGGTGCCGGGCTCCGGGACCGCGCGTACACCTGGACGGCCAGCAGCTACCTCATCCTGGCGGCCGCCCAGGAGCAACGGCGTGGCACCGGCGGGTAG
- a CDS encoding carbohydrate ABC transporter permease encodes MTTSTPRAWWKTAVGLALTGLMLFPVYWMINVSFTRDQDMRASPPHLIPINGTLDGYRAVLDQQLPYLGTSFLVGLGTVALTVALAAPAGYALAKLRPPGGPALSFVLLIAQMIPGIIMAMGFYAIYLSLGVLNTLPGLILADTTLAVPFAVLIFTAFMSGIPDELLQAAVVDGASRLRTFWSVVLPVSRNSIVTVSLFAFLWSWSDFVFASTLTGGGDHQPITLGIYHYIGNNNQQWNAIMATAVVASVPAALLLVLAQRYVSMGVTAGAVKD; translated from the coding sequence ATGACCACCTCCACGCCGCGGGCCTGGTGGAAGACCGCAGTCGGCCTGGCGCTGACCGGGCTGATGCTCTTCCCCGTCTACTGGATGATCAACGTGTCGTTCACCCGGGACCAGGACATGCGGGCCAGTCCCCCGCACCTGATCCCCATCAACGGCACCCTGGACGGCTACCGGGCGGTGCTCGACCAACAGCTGCCCTACCTCGGCACCAGCTTCCTCGTCGGCCTCGGCACCGTCGCGCTGACCGTGGCGCTGGCCGCCCCCGCCGGATACGCGCTGGCGAAGCTCCGACCACCCGGCGGCCCGGCGCTGAGCTTCGTGCTGCTGATCGCCCAGATGATCCCGGGCATCATCATGGCGATGGGCTTCTACGCCATCTACCTCAGCCTCGGCGTCCTGAACACACTGCCCGGCCTGATCCTGGCCGACACGACACTCGCGGTGCCGTTCGCCGTCCTGATCTTCACGGCCTTCATGTCCGGCATCCCCGACGAGTTGCTCCAGGCCGCGGTGGTCGACGGCGCCAGCCGGCTACGGACCTTCTGGTCCGTCGTCCTGCCGGTCAGCCGCAACTCGATCGTCACGGTGTCGCTGTTCGCGTTCCTGTGGTCCTGGTCGGACTTCGTCTTCGCCTCGACCCTCACCGGCGGCGGCGACCACCAGCCGATCACCCTCGGCATCTACCACTACATCGGCAACAACAACCAACAGTGGAACGCCATCATGGCCACCGCTGTCGTCGCCTCCGTCCCCGCCGCCCTGCTGCTGGTCCTGGCCCAGCGCTACGTCTCGATGGGCGTGACCGCCGGCGCCGTCAAGGACTGA
- a CDS encoding pyridoxamine 5'-phosphate oxidase family protein, which translates to MTEPLLTLPADVQARLAQEPNVWLCTLRRDGSPHLTPVWFVYVAGTWWIGSGSRSVKVRNVIADPRVSLALEGGNAPVVAEGTARVHRDDFPSTVVEAFAGKYDGWEVGRQVSPGGERVLLEIPVRRWLLAGTAQ; encoded by the coding sequence GTGACCGAACCACTCCTCACCCTGCCGGCCGACGTCCAGGCACGCCTGGCCCAGGAGCCGAACGTCTGGCTGTGCACGTTGCGGCGGGACGGCTCCCCACACCTGACGCCGGTCTGGTTCGTCTACGTCGCCGGCACCTGGTGGATCGGTTCCGGCAGCCGCAGCGTCAAGGTCCGCAACGTCATTGCCGACCCACGGGTGTCCCTGGCCCTGGAAGGCGGCAACGCACCCGTGGTGGCAGAGGGCACCGCCCGGGTGCACCGAGACGACTTCCCGAGCACGGTCGTGGAGGCGTTCGCCGGCAAGTACGACGGCTGGGAGGTCGGCCGGCAGGTCAGCCCCGGAGGCGAGCGCGTGCTGCTGGAGATCCCGGTCCGGCGGTGGCTGCTGGCCGGCACGGCGCAGTAG